A single Pseudomonas sp. DC1.2 DNA region contains:
- a CDS encoding AraC family transcriptional regulator: MTEPTSLASWTRALRKQLDALGLDSIGLCQQAGLDPHLMDDPNARYPLSGTTRLWELAVQASGDPAIGLRVSRFVSPTTFHALGYALVASGSLREVFERIVRYHQVVSDALELKLTRTEDRYTFRLQVPVGNLAPALEAIDAFAAIYVRTCRNRLGRDYAPLAVYLRRPEPADPHPWHKVFRAPVYFAADEDRLEFSLADFDSHLDDANPELAQHNETVLKRTLAQLKLLTWERKVRDAIEEQLPEGEPSAERIAQTLHLSLRSLQRHLADEGCRFDTLLNESRENLALLHLRDPQCSLSEISYLLGFADTSSFSRAFKRWTGMTPGQFRDGLR, encoded by the coding sequence ATGACTGAACCGACCTCCCTCGCCAGCTGGACCCGCGCCCTGCGCAAGCAACTCGATGCCCTGGGCCTGGACAGCATCGGCCTGTGCCAACAGGCCGGACTCGACCCGCACCTGATGGACGACCCGAACGCACGCTACCCTTTGTCCGGCACCACGCGTCTGTGGGAACTCGCGGTACAGGCCAGCGGCGACCCGGCAATTGGCCTGCGGGTGTCGCGCTTCGTCAGCCCCACCACGTTCCATGCGCTCGGTTATGCGCTGGTCGCCAGCGGCAGCCTTAGGGAAGTGTTTGAACGGATCGTGCGTTATCACCAGGTGGTCAGCGATGCCCTGGAGCTGAAATTGACCCGTACCGAGGACCGCTATACCTTTCGCCTGCAAGTCCCGGTCGGCAACCTCGCCCCGGCGCTCGAAGCCATCGACGCCTTTGCCGCCATTTACGTGCGCACCTGCCGCAATCGCCTGGGCCGTGATTACGCGCCGCTGGCCGTCTATCTGCGCCGGCCGGAACCGGCGGACCCACACCCTTGGCACAAGGTCTTCCGGGCGCCGGTGTACTTTGCTGCCGACGAAGACCGGCTGGAGTTTTCCCTGGCGGATTTCGACAGCCACCTGGACGACGCTAATCCCGAACTGGCACAACACAACGAAACCGTGCTCAAGCGTACATTGGCGCAACTCAAGCTTTTGACGTGGGAGCGCAAGGTGCGCGATGCCATTGAAGAGCAGTTGCCCGAAGGCGAACCCAGTGCCGAACGCATCGCCCAGACCCTGCATCTGAGCCTGCGCAGCCTGCAACGGCATCTGGCGGACGAGGGCTGTCGGTTCGATACGCTGCTCAACGAAAGCCGCGAAAATTTAGCGCTGCTGCACCTGCGTGATCCGCAGTGTTCGTTGAGTGAGATCAGTTATCTGCTGGGGTTTGCGGACACCAGCAGCTTCAGCCGTGCCTTCAAACGCTGGACCGGGATGACGCCGGGACAGTTTCGGGATGGCTTGCGCTGA
- a CDS encoding Crp/Fnr family transcriptional regulator, with protein MDMQVWRPSLMSGQWFSHLPVPFQDGLLAAARVRRLSAGQRLFKRGDPPCGLYAVLEGAVSIGAVSGQGKEALLSRVESPHWFGEICLFDGQPRTHDAIGMGHCILLHVSQAALLKMLDEQPLYWRHVALLMSQKLRLTFINLEQLSLMPAPARLAHRLLMIADGYGETDSPRRVLQLPQEQLASMLSLSRQTTNQILKALEGQGIIGLGYGEIQILDAERLRALATL; from the coding sequence ATGGATATGCAGGTCTGGCGTCCAAGCCTGATGAGCGGCCAGTGGTTCAGCCATCTACCGGTGCCTTTTCAGGACGGCTTGCTGGCGGCAGCCCGGGTGCGGCGCTTGTCGGCGGGGCAGCGGCTGTTCAAACGCGGTGACCCGCCGTGCGGCCTGTACGCGGTACTTGAAGGTGCAGTGAGCATAGGCGCCGTCAGTGGGCAGGGCAAAGAGGCGCTGCTGAGCCGGGTAGAGTCGCCGCACTGGTTCGGCGAAATCTGCCTGTTCGATGGTCAGCCACGTACCCACGATGCGATCGGCATGGGCCATTGCATCCTGCTGCATGTATCGCAAGCGGCGCTGTTGAAGATGCTCGATGAGCAACCGCTGTACTGGCGGCACGTGGCGTTGTTGATGAGCCAAAAACTGCGCCTGACGTTCATCAACCTCGAACAACTGAGCCTGATGCCCGCGCCAGCACGATTGGCCCATCGCTTGCTGATGATTGCCGATGGCTATGGTGAGACTGATTCGCCAAGGAGGGTGCTGCAACTGCCACAGGAGCAGTTGGCCTCGATGCTGTCGTTGTCACGCCAGACCACGAACCAGATTCTCAAGGCGTTAGAGGGGCAGGGGATTATCGGTCTGGGGTATGGGGAGATCCAAATACTGGACGCCGAGCGATTGCGGGCACTGGCCACGCTCTAG
- the oscA gene encoding sulfur starvation response protein OscA yields MSASLRSVDGQDEATILREIQSALRDLRFGAVEITVHNAQVVQIERKEKFRLQNPSHKPT; encoded by the coding sequence ATGAGCGCATCCCTACGTAGCGTTGACGGCCAGGACGAAGCAACTATTTTGCGTGAGATCCAGAGCGCGTTGCGCGACCTGCGCTTTGGCGCGGTGGAGATCACGGTGCATAACGCCCAAGTGGTCCAGATCGAACGCAAAGAAAAATTCCGTTTGCAGAACCCCAGCCACAAACCCACTTGA
- the uraH gene encoding hydroxyisourate hydrolase, whose product MNTLRMTLAALGLSSLTSLAFAAGNPLSVHVLNLENGLPSAGINVTLEKHVGQHWQPLAEGITNEQGRIAELYPAKQPFEAGEYRVVFKTGDYFKKTRHETFFPEIPVIFEVKQTDQHYHIPLLLSPYGFSTYRGS is encoded by the coding sequence ATGAACACCCTGCGCATGACCCTCGCCGCCCTAGGCCTCAGCAGCCTGACAAGCTTGGCGTTTGCGGCCGGCAATCCTTTAAGCGTGCATGTACTCAACCTGGAAAACGGCCTGCCTTCAGCGGGCATCAACGTCACCCTTGAAAAACACGTCGGCCAGCATTGGCAGCCGCTGGCGGAGGGCATCACCAACGAACAAGGGCGCATTGCTGAGCTGTACCCGGCCAAACAGCCGTTCGAGGCGGGGGAGTATCGGGTGGTGTTCAAGACGGGTGACTACTTCAAAAAGACCAGACATGAGACGTTTTTTCCGGAAATACCGGTGATTTTTGAAGTGAAGCAAACGGATCAGCATTACCACATCCCGCTGCTGCTTAGCCCCTATGGTTTCTCGACCTATCGCGGTTCCTAG
- a CDS encoding ABC transporter ATP-binding protein codes for MNAPIVSFNHVGKSFDVDGVELEAIREFNLDIAEGEFVAIVGSSGCGKSTLLRLLVGLDTQFRGQITVDGKAVTGIGGERGIVFQEHRLFPWLTVAENIGLGLVNEPLSADQKQQRIRDFIELVGLTDFTRAYPHQLSGGMAQRVAIARGLVASPRILLLDEPFGALDALTRQQMQDELLAIRNRAKITTILVTHDVEEAIFLADRVVVMEPRPGRIKQVVDIVLPHPRQRSRFDFHQLREELLHELTSDDHYQPTVAAQIRDLPLSFIAC; via the coding sequence ATGAACGCACCGATTGTCAGCTTCAATCACGTGGGCAAATCCTTCGACGTCGATGGCGTTGAGCTGGAGGCGATTCGTGAGTTCAACCTGGACATCGCCGAGGGCGAATTTGTCGCCATCGTCGGTTCCAGTGGCTGCGGCAAGTCCACCTTACTGCGCCTGCTGGTGGGCCTCGATACGCAGTTTCGCGGCCAGATAACCGTGGACGGCAAAGCGGTCACCGGCATCGGTGGCGAACGCGGCATTGTCTTTCAGGAGCACCGCTTGTTCCCGTGGCTGACGGTGGCCGAGAACATCGGCCTGGGCCTGGTCAATGAACCACTGAGCGCCGATCAGAAACAACAACGCATCCGTGACTTCATCGAGTTGGTCGGCCTCACCGACTTCACCCGCGCCTACCCGCACCAGCTCTCCGGCGGCATGGCACAAAGGGTGGCAATCGCTCGCGGGTTGGTCGCCAGCCCGCGAATTCTGCTGCTGGACGAACCTTTCGGCGCCCTCGACGCCCTGACGCGGCAGCAGATGCAAGACGAGCTGCTGGCGATCCGTAACCGCGCAAAAATCACCACAATCCTGGTCACTCACGATGTCGAGGAAGCGATCTTTCTCGCCGACCGCGTGGTGGTGATGGAGCCGCGTCCCGGCCGCATCAAGCAAGTGGTCGACATCGTTTTGCCGCATCCGCGACAGCGCAGCCGTTTCGACTTCCATCAACTGCGTGAAGAACTGCTGCACGAGCTCACCAGTGACGACCACTACCAACCCACGGTGGCGGCGCAGATTCGCGACCTGCCGCTGTCCTTCATTGCCTGCTGA
- a CDS encoding response regulator, translated as MRVLLVEDEPEVAKALASGLSEASYSVDVALNGMDGRRFIESGEYELIILDVMLPGLNGWQLQQQIRKLGETPVLFLTTKDGIEDRLRGLELHEDDYLLKPFAMSELVMRVRKLLRRDRGR; from the coding sequence ATGCGTGTCCTGTTAGTGGAAGACGAACCTGAAGTCGCCAAGGCCCTGGCCAGCGGCTTGAGCGAAGCGAGTTATTCGGTGGATGTGGCGCTCAATGGTATGGACGGCCGGCGATTTATCGAGTCCGGCGAGTATGAGTTGATCATCCTCGACGTCATGCTGCCGGGGCTGAACGGCTGGCAGTTGCAGCAACAGATCCGCAAACTCGGCGAAACGCCGGTGCTGTTCCTCACCACCAAGGACGGCATCGAAGATCGTCTGCGCGGGCTTGAGCTGCATGAGGATGATTACCTGCTCAAACCGTTTGCCATGAGTGAGCTGGTGATGCGGGTACGTAAGTTGTTGCGGCGGGATCGGGGGCGTTGA
- the cysT gene encoding sulfate ABC transporter permease subunit CysT produces MSRRISPVIPGFGLTLGYTLVYLSLIVLIPLAAMFVHAAQLTWDQFWAIISAPRVLAALKLSFGTALYAAIINGVIGTLLAWVLVRYTFPGRKIIDAMIDLPFALPTAVAGIALTALYAPNGLVGQFAADLGFKIAYTPLGITLALTFVTLPFVVRTVQPVLADIPREIEEAAACLGAKPWQVFRYILVPALLPAWLTGFALAFARGVGEYGSVIFIAGNMPMKTEILPLLIMVKLDQYDYTGATSIGVMMLVVSFVLLLLINLLQRRIETP; encoded by the coding sequence ATGTCGCGTCGTATCTCCCCCGTCATACCCGGCTTCGGGCTGACGCTGGGCTACACCTTGGTGTACCTCAGTCTGATTGTGCTCATTCCACTGGCGGCGATGTTTGTACACGCCGCCCAACTTACCTGGGATCAGTTCTGGGCGATCATCTCGGCGCCACGGGTGCTGGCGGCGTTGAAGTTGAGCTTCGGCACGGCGCTGTATGCCGCGATCATCAACGGCGTTATTGGCACGTTGCTGGCCTGGGTGCTGGTGCGCTATACCTTCCCCGGTCGCAAGATTATCGACGCGATGATCGACCTGCCGTTTGCCCTGCCAACGGCCGTGGCCGGTATCGCGCTTACGGCGTTGTACGCGCCGAACGGACTGGTCGGGCAGTTTGCCGCGGACCTGGGTTTCAAGATTGCGTATACCCCGCTTGGCATCACCCTGGCACTGACCTTCGTCACCTTGCCGTTCGTGGTGCGCACGGTGCAGCCGGTACTGGCGGACATCCCGCGTGAAATCGAAGAAGCGGCGGCCTGCCTCGGTGCCAAGCCGTGGCAGGTGTTCCGCTACATTTTAGTGCCCGCGCTGTTACCCGCCTGGCTGACCGGGTTTGCCCTGGCCTTCGCCCGTGGTGTTGGCGAGTACGGATCGGTGATTTTCATCGCCGGCAACATGCCGATGAAAACCGAGATTTTGCCGTTGCTGATCATGGTCAAACTGGACCAGTACGATTACACCGGCGCCACTTCCATCGGCGTGATGATGCTGGTGGTTTCCTTTGTTCTGTTGCTGCTGATCAATTTGCTGCAACGACGCATCGAAACCCCATAA
- a CDS encoding DUF962 domain-containing protein: MKSLVDHLSQYAAYHRDPRNIASHFIGIPLIVVAVAVLLSRPQWPLAGVWLSPAIFLALASAWFYLRLEWRLGALMTVLLGLSVWLGHVLAQQGTMLWLSSGVALFVIGWAIQFVGHHYEGRKPAFVDDVTGLIVGPLFVVAELAFLLGLRHDLKEQIEARAGLVRVNPKRAAV; the protein is encoded by the coding sequence ATGAAAAGCCTCGTTGACCATCTCAGTCAATACGCCGCCTACCACCGTGACCCGCGCAACATCGCCAGCCACTTCATCGGCATTCCACTGATCGTGGTGGCGGTGGCGGTGCTGCTATCACGGCCACAATGGCCGTTGGCTGGGGTATGGCTGTCACCGGCGATTTTTTTGGCGTTGGCTTCGGCGTGGTTTTACCTGCGACTGGAATGGCGACTCGGGGCGCTGATGACGGTACTGCTCGGCCTGTCCGTGTGGCTAGGTCACGTGCTTGCGCAGCAAGGCACGATGCTCTGGTTGAGCAGCGGCGTGGCACTGTTTGTGATCGGCTGGGCGATCCAGTTTGTCGGCCATCACTACGAAGGGCGCAAACCGGCGTTTGTCGATGACGTAACGGGGTTAATCGTCGGGCCGCTGTTTGTGGTGGCCGAATTGGCGTTTTTGCTGGGATTGCGGCACGACCTCAAAGAGCAGATCGAGGCGCGCGCGGGTTTGGTGCGGGTCAATCCGAAGCGTGCGGCTGTTTAG
- a CDS encoding sulfate ABC transporter ATP-binding protein: MSIEVRNVSKNFNAFKALDNISLDIQSGELVALLGPSGCGKTTLLRIIAGLETPDQGSIVFHGEDVSGHDVRDRNVGFVFQHYALFRHMTVFDNVAFGLRMKPKNQRPSESQIALKVHELLNMVQLDWLSDRYPEQLSGGQRQRIALARALAVEPKVLLLDEPFGALDAKVRKELRRWLARLHEDINLTSVFVTHDQEEAMEVADRIVVMNKGVIEQIGSPGEVYESPASDFVYHFLGDSNRLHLGDDQHVLFRPHEVSLSRHELEDHHSAEVRDIRPLGATTRVTLKVEGQSELIEAEVVKDHDSLVGLAKGETLFFKPKVWQKA, translated from the coding sequence ATGTCGATCGAAGTGCGCAACGTCAGCAAGAATTTCAACGCGTTCAAAGCGCTGGACAACATCAGCCTGGACATTCAAAGCGGCGAGCTGGTGGCGCTGCTGGGGCCGTCCGGTTGCGGCAAGACCACGCTGTTGCGGATCATTGCCGGCCTGGAAACCCCGGACCAGGGCAGCATCGTGTTCCACGGTGAAGACGTATCCGGTCACGATGTGCGCGACCGCAATGTCGGTTTCGTGTTTCAGCACTACGCCCTGTTTCGCCACATGACGGTGTTCGACAACGTTGCGTTCGGCTTGCGTATGAAGCCGAAAAACCAGCGCCCGAGCGAAAGCCAGATTGCGCTCAAAGTTCATGAACTGCTGAACATGGTGCAACTGGACTGGCTGTCGGATCGCTACCCGGAGCAACTCTCTGGCGGTCAGCGTCAACGTATTGCCTTGGCCCGTGCCCTGGCGGTCGAGCCCAAAGTGCTGCTGCTGGATGAACCCTTCGGCGCCCTCGACGCCAAGGTTCGTAAAGAGCTGCGCCGCTGGTTGGCGCGGCTGCACGAAGACATCAACCTGACCTCGGTGTTTGTGACCCATGACCAGGAGGAGGCCATGGAAGTCGCCGACCGTATCGTGGTGATGAACAAAGGTGTGATTGAACAGATTGGCTCACCGGGTGAGGTGTACGAGAGTCCGGCCAGTGACTTCGTTTATCACTTCCTGGGGGATTCGAACCGTCTGCATCTAGGCGACGACCAGCACGTGCTGTTCCGTCCGCATGAGGTGTCGCTGTCGCGGCATGAACTGGAGGACCACCATAGCGCTGAGGTGCGCGATATTCGCCCACTGGGCGCAACGACGCGGGTGACGTTGAAGGTTGAAGGCCAGAGCGAGCTGATCGAGGCCGAAGTGGTGAAGGATCACGACAGCCTGGTCGGGTTGGCCAAGGGTGAGACATTGTTCTTCAAACCGAAGGTCTGGCAGAAAGCCTGA
- a CDS encoding sulfate ABC transporter substrate-binding protein: protein MSSIRHFALAALASALFAGSAVAKDYELLNVSYDPTRELYQDYNAEFVKFWQKDHAGDSVKIQQSHGGSGKQGRAVIDGLRADVVTLALAGDIDEIAKLGKTLPVDWQKRLPDASTPYTSTIVFLVRKGNPKGIKDWGDLTKNGVEVITPNPKTSGGARWNFLAAWAYGLKANGGDEGKAKEYVQTLFKHVPVLDTGARGSTITFVNNGQGDVLLAWENEAFLALKEDGGADKFDIVVPSLSILAEPPVAVVDKNAEKKGNTEIAEAYLKHLYSPAGQEIAAKNFYRPRDKDVAAKYAKQFPTLDLVTIDKDFGGWKTAQPKFFNDGGVFDQIYQAQ from the coding sequence ATGTCGTCGATTCGTCATTTTGCCTTGGCCGCGTTGGCCAGCGCCCTTTTTGCAGGTTCTGCGGTTGCCAAGGATTACGAGCTGCTCAATGTGTCTTACGACCCGACTCGCGAGTTGTACCAGGACTACAACGCTGAATTCGTTAAGTTCTGGCAGAAAGACCACGCGGGCGACAGCGTAAAAATCCAGCAGTCTCACGGTGGTTCGGGCAAGCAAGGTCGAGCGGTAATTGATGGTTTACGAGCTGATGTAGTGACCCTGGCCCTGGCCGGTGACATCGACGAAATCGCCAAACTCGGCAAGACCCTGCCGGTCGACTGGCAGAAGCGTCTGCCGGATGCGAGCACGCCTTACACCTCGACCATCGTGTTTCTAGTGCGCAAGGGCAACCCGAAAGGGATCAAGGATTGGGGTGACCTGACCAAGAATGGCGTTGAAGTCATCACGCCAAACCCCAAAACGTCTGGCGGTGCGCGCTGGAATTTTCTGGCGGCGTGGGCCTATGGCCTGAAAGCCAACGGCGGTGACGAAGGCAAAGCCAAAGAATACGTACAAACCCTGTTCAAGCATGTCCCCGTGCTGGATACCGGTGCTCGCGGCTCGACCATCACCTTCGTCAACAACGGTCAGGGCGACGTGTTGCTGGCGTGGGAAAACGAAGCGTTCCTGGCGCTGAAAGAGGACGGGGGGGCCGATAAGTTCGACATCGTCGTGCCGTCGCTGTCGATTCTTGCCGAGCCGCCGGTGGCGGTGGTGGACAAGAACGCCGAGAAAAAGGGCAACACCGAGATCGCCGAAGCGTACCTCAAGCACCTGTACAGCCCAGCTGGGCAGGAAATCGCCGCGAAAAACTTCTACCGTCCACGTGACAAGGACGTGGCCGCCAAGTACGCCAAGCAGTTCCCGACACTGGACCTGGTGACCATCGACAAGGACTTCGGTGGCTGGAAAACAGCGCAGCCGAAGTTCTTCAATGACGGTGGCGTGTTCGACCAGATTTACCAGGCGCAGTAA
- the cysW gene encoding sulfate ABC transporter permease subunit CysW, translated as MSQSSISAASSNAARRGSALSRRILISLGWLIFALFLLLPLFIVVSQGLKLGLGAFFAAIFEPDALSALKLTVFAVLISVPLNVVFGVSAAWCVSKYSFRGKSMLVTLIDLPFSVSPVIAGLVYVLMFGAQGFFGPWLQDHDIQIVFALPGIVLATIFVTVPFVARELIPLMQEQGTQEEEAARLLGANGWQMFWHVTVPNIKWGLIYGVVLCTARAMGEFGAVSVVSGHIRGVTNTLPLHVEILYNEYNHVAAFAVASLLLILALFILLLKQWSESRINRLRASAAEE; from the coding sequence ATGTCCCAATCATCAATTTCTGCGGCGTCCTCGAACGCCGCCCGCCGTGGCAGTGCGCTCTCACGTCGAATCCTCATCAGCCTCGGCTGGCTGATATTTGCGCTATTTCTGTTGCTGCCATTGTTCATTGTTGTGTCCCAGGGGCTGAAGCTTGGCCTGGGGGCATTTTTCGCCGCGATTTTTGAACCGGATGCGCTGTCGGCGCTGAAACTGACGGTCTTCGCCGTACTGATCTCCGTACCGCTGAACGTGGTATTTGGCGTCAGTGCCGCGTGGTGTGTCAGCAAGTATTCGTTTCGCGGCAAGAGCATGTTGGTGACACTGATCGACCTGCCTTTCTCGGTGTCGCCCGTGATCGCCGGTCTGGTCTATGTGTTGATGTTCGGTGCGCAGGGCTTCTTTGGCCCGTGGTTACAGGATCACGACATCCAGATCGTCTTCGCCCTTCCGGGCATCGTGCTGGCGACGATCTTTGTTACCGTGCCGTTCGTGGCACGTGAACTGATCCCGCTGATGCAGGAACAGGGCACCCAGGAAGAGGAGGCCGCGCGACTGCTCGGCGCCAATGGCTGGCAAATGTTCTGGCACGTCACCGTGCCGAATATCAAATGGGGCCTGATCTACGGCGTGGTGCTGTGTACGGCACGGGCCATGGGTGAATTCGGCGCGGTGTCAGTGGTGTCCGGGCACATCCGCGGGGTGACCAACACCTTGCCGCTGCACGTCGAGATTCTCTACAACGAATACAACCACGTGGCCGCGTTCGCCGTGGCGAGCCTGTTGCTGATCCTGGCGCTCTTCATCCTGCTGCTCAAGCAGTGGAGCGAATCCCGTATTAACCGCCTGCGCGCCAGCGCCGCGGAGGAATAA
- a CDS encoding fatty acid desaturase: MDGTSASPQRLNAAQRSAHIREVVLAKGVELRQRYPLLKHQDALGVGILTFALAGMIGSAALYITGHIAWWACLLLNGFFASLTHELEHDLIHSMYFRKQRIPHNLMLGLVWLARPSTINPWIRRHLHLNHHKVSGTESDMEERAITNGEPWGFARLLMVGDNVMSAFIRMLRAKTWAHKFSIIKRTLRVYAPLALVHWGAWYVFLGFHAANGIAHLLGAPIEWSATTLSVMQVIDIAAVVIIGPNVLRTFCLHFVSSNMHYYGDVELGNVIQQTQVLNPWWLWPLQAFCFNFGSSHGIHHFVVKEPFYIRQMTVPVGHKVMREMGVRFNDFGTFARANRFVRKDEAVREEVRAAQA, encoded by the coding sequence ATGGACGGTACTTCTGCAAGTCCCCAGCGACTGAATGCAGCCCAGCGATCAGCACATATTCGCGAAGTGGTGCTGGCCAAGGGGGTCGAACTGCGGCAGCGCTACCCACTTCTCAAGCATCAGGACGCGCTTGGCGTGGGCATTCTGACCTTTGCGCTGGCGGGAATGATCGGTTCGGCAGCGCTGTACATCACCGGGCACATTGCGTGGTGGGCATGCCTGCTGCTGAACGGTTTTTTCGCGTCTTTGACCCATGAGTTGGAGCATGATCTGATCCACAGCATGTACTTTCGCAAACAACGCATCCCGCACAACCTCATGTTGGGCCTGGTCTGGCTGGCACGGCCGAGCACGATCAATCCATGGATTCGCCGGCATCTGCACCTCAATCACCACAAGGTTTCCGGCACCGAAAGCGATATGGAAGAGCGTGCGATCACCAACGGTGAGCCTTGGGGTTTTGCACGGCTGTTAATGGTGGGCGATAACGTGATGTCAGCGTTCATCCGCATGCTGCGGGCGAAAACCTGGGCGCACAAATTCAGCATTATCAAGCGCACCCTGCGGGTCTATGCGCCGCTGGCGCTGGTGCATTGGGGCGCGTGGTACGTGTTTCTTGGGTTTCATGCCGCGAATGGTATCGCCCATCTGCTGGGGGCGCCGATTGAATGGTCAGCGACCACGTTGTCGGTGATGCAAGTGATCGACATCGCGGCGGTGGTGATCATCGGGCCGAACGTGTTGCGCACTTTTTGCCTGCATTTTGTCAGCTCCAACATGCACTACTACGGTGATGTCGAGCTGGGCAATGTGATTCAGCAAACTCAGGTGCTGAACCCTTGGTGGCTGTGGCCCTTGCAGGCGTTTTGCTTCAACTTCGGCAGCAGCCACGGGATTCACCATTTTGTGGTGAAGGAGCCGTTTTACATTCGCCAAATGACCGTGCCAGTGGGGCATAAAGTCATGCGAGAAATGGGTGTTCGGTTCAATGATTTCGGGACGTTTGCGCGGGCTAACCGGTTTGTGCGCAAGGACGAGGCGGTGAGGGAAGAGGTGCGTGCGGCCCAAGCGTGA
- a CDS encoding heme-binding protein, with product MLFKTLALSLAAGLTGSAFAATDLPRHADLDLRTARLLADATLASCTGTVSVLDRGGNLLVTLRADGIGPHNTVASQRKAYTALSTKTPTRLFAQRARSNPETANLNTLHELLLLGGGVPLFAGDELVGALGVAGSGGGEQDENCAIKATESVGLRTNQLNSGERP from the coding sequence ATGTTGTTCAAAACCCTCGCCCTGAGCCTTGCCGCCGGCCTGACCGGCAGCGCGTTCGCGGCCACTGATTTACCGCGCCACGCGGACCTCGACCTGCGGACCGCACGCCTGCTGGCCGATGCCACGCTGGCCAGTTGCACAGGCACAGTCTCGGTGCTGGATCGCGGCGGTAATCTGCTAGTGACCCTGCGCGCCGACGGCATCGGCCCGCACAATACCGTCGCCAGTCAGCGCAAGGCCTACACCGCGCTGTCGACCAAAACCCCGACTCGGTTGTTCGCCCAACGCGCGCGCAGCAACCCTGAAACCGCCAACCTCAACACCCTCCACGAATTGCTCTTGCTGGGCGGCGGCGTACCGCTGTTTGCCGGCGATGAACTAGTGGGCGCGCTCGGCGTGGCCGGTTCCGGCGGTGGCGAGCAAGACGAAAACTGCGCGATCAAAGCGACCGAGTCTGTCGGCCTGCGGACCAACCAACTCAACTCAGGAGAACGACCATGA